One genomic window of Haemorhous mexicanus isolate bHaeMex1 chromosome 17, bHaeMex1.pri, whole genome shotgun sequence includes the following:
- the NDUFB6 gene encoding NADH dehydrogenase [ubiquinone] 1 beta subcomplex subunit 6 isoform X2, producing the protein MSGPTEDERLRVQQLRALRRRWLRDQELSPREPVLPPQRLGPVAAFWERFLRPGDPWRQQKSPHGVVVTNPRIFPGDRILETGEIMPPLKDEHHRHH; encoded by the exons ATGAGCGGCCCCACGGAGGATGAGAGGCTGCGGGTGCAGCAGCTCCGCGCCCTGCGGCGCCGCTGGCTGCGGGACCAGGAGCTGAGCCCGCGGGAGCCCGTCCTGCCGCCGCAGCGGCTCGGGCCCGTGGCCGCCTTCTGGGAGCGCTTCCTGCGGCCCGGGGATCCCTGGCGGCAGCAG AAATCGCCGCACGGGGTGGTTGTGACCAACCCACGGATATTCCCA GGGGACAGGATTTTAGAGACTGGAGAGATCATGCCACCTCTGAAAGATGAGCACCACAGGCACCATTGA
- the NDUFB6 gene encoding NADH dehydrogenase [ubiquinone] 1 beta subcomplex subunit 6 isoform X1 — MSGPTEDERLRVQQLRALRRRWLRDQELSPREPVLPPQRLGPVAAFWERFLRPGDPWRQQVHKFYQGGRFVLLRVLLPAWAVTYYLKYHVRKSPHGVVVTNPRIFPGDRILETGEIMPPLKDEHHRHH; from the exons ATGAGCGGCCCCACGGAGGATGAGAGGCTGCGGGTGCAGCAGCTCCGCGCCCTGCGGCGCCGCTGGCTGCGGGACCAGGAGCTGAGCCCGCGGGAGCCCGTCCTGCCGCCGCAGCGGCTCGGGCCCGTGGCCGCCTTCTGGGAGCGCTTCCTGCGGCCCGGGGATCCCTGGCGGCAGCAG GTGCACAAGTTCTACCAGGGCGGCCGCTTCGTCCTGCTGCGGGTGCTGCTCCCCGCCTGGGCCGTCACCTACTACCTGAAGTACCACGTCCGG AAATCGCCGCACGGGGTGGTTGTGACCAACCCACGGATATTCCCA GGGGACAGGATTTTAGAGACTGGAGAGATCATGCCACCTCTGAAAGATGAGCACCACAGGCACCATTGA
- the EEF2KMT gene encoding protein-lysine N-methyltransferase EEF2KMT isoform X2, which yields MAEPRPGLALRFQRRFLAARPLRSLPWPELEQSLRTAPDSALLADILHKLESTAAEPLDELYEALADVLKEEEESTHCYKNYLLLPRRKTLGEGIFSENVNATHPEAWSVSCLFPGAPIDCKLSVMACADASLPPCVPQPSGDCVSLCESTALISGGTTGLLTWEAALHLAQWALQNPGLFRGRTVLELGSGIGFTGIAICRSCQPRTFIFSDCHPRVLRQLGENLQLNGLTPEGVTCSIQTESQGQELEGQNCHTPKVIVAELDWGSVTEKQLLALRADIVIAADVVYDPEIILALIGMLQKLSTSRADRKAPEVFIASTIRNPDTYQLFQAELDKAGIRWQVIPAHSSCHFLYDEQPDVTILQLFI from the exons ATGGCCGAGCCGCGCCCGGGACTGGCCCTGCGCTTCCAGCGCCGCTTCCtggcggcgcggccgctccgctCGCTGCCCTGGCCG GAACTCGAACAAAGCCTGCGGACTGCGCCGGACTCCGCGCTGCTGGCGGATATTCTGCACAAG CTTGAATCCACAGCAGCTGAACCCCTGGATGAACTCTATGAGGCACTGGCAGATGTtctaaaagaagaagaagaatctACTCACTGTTACAAAAACTACTTACTG cttcccaggagaaaaaccctgggtgaaggaattttttcagagaatgtgaatgccacacacCCTGAAGCTTGGAGtgtttcctgcctttttccagGTGCTCCTATTGATTGTAAACTCTCAGTCATGGCCTGTGCTGATGCATCTTTgcctccctgtgtcccacagcccTCGGGGGACTGTGTGAGCCTCTGCGAGAGCACAGCGCTGATCTCCGGGGGCACCACGGGGCTCCTCACGTGGGAGGCTGCCCTGCACCTGGCCCAGTGGGCCCTGCAGAACCCCGGCCTCTTCAGGGGCAG GACAGTCCTGGAACTGGGGAGTGGGATTGGCTTCACTGGAATTGCcatctgcaggagctgccagcccaggacaTTCATATTCAGTGACTGCCACCCCCGTGTTCTCAGACAGCTGGGGGAAAACCTCCAGCTGAACGGCCTCACCCCAGAGGGGGTGACCTGCAGCATCCAAACAGAGTCCCAaggacaggagctggaaggaCAGAACTGCCACACCCCAAAAGTGATTGTTGCTGAGCTTGACTGGGGCTCAGTGACAGAAAAACAACTGCTGGCTCTCAGAGCTGACATTGTCATTGCAGCAG atgTGGTGTATGATCCTGAGATAATTTTAGCCCTCATTGGGATGCTACAGAAACTCTCCACCTCCAGGGCAGACAGGAAAGCTCCTGAGGTGTTCATTGCCTCCACAATCCGAAATCCAGACACGTATCAGCTgttccaggctgagctgg ATAAAGCTGGGATCAGGTGGCAGGTGatcccagcccacagcagctgtcaTTTTCTCTATGATGAGCAGCCAGATGTAACTATTCTACAGCTATTTATATAG
- the EEF2KMT gene encoding protein-lysine N-methyltransferase EEF2KMT isoform X1, whose translation MAEPRPGLALRFQRRFLAARPLRSLPWPELEQSLRTAPDSALLADILHKTILHPLCVKYPPSAKYRRCFLTELIKKLESTAAEPLDELYEALADVLKEEEESTHCYKNYLLLPRRKTLGEGIFSENVNATHPEAWSVSCLFPGAPIDCKLSVMACADASLPPCVPQPSGDCVSLCESTALISGGTTGLLTWEAALHLAQWALQNPGLFRGRTVLELGSGIGFTGIAICRSCQPRTFIFSDCHPRVLRQLGENLQLNGLTPEGVTCSIQTESQGQELEGQNCHTPKVIVAELDWGSVTEKQLLALRADIVIAADVVYDPEIILALIGMLQKLSTSRADRKAPEVFIASTIRNPDTYQLFQAELDKAGIRWQVIPAHSSCHFLYDEQPDVTILQLFI comes from the exons ATGGCCGAGCCGCGCCCGGGACTGGCCCTGCGCTTCCAGCGCCGCTTCCtggcggcgcggccgctccgctCGCTGCCCTGGCCG GAACTCGAACAAAGCCTGCGGACTGCGCCGGACTCCGCGCTGCTGGCGGATATTCTGCACAAG ACAATTCTTCACCCCCTGTGTGTGAAATATCCCCCTTCAGCCAAGTACAGGAGGTGCTTCCTGACTGAGCTCATCAAAAAG CTTGAATCCACAGCAGCTGAACCCCTGGATGAACTCTATGAGGCACTGGCAGATGTtctaaaagaagaagaagaatctACTCACTGTTACAAAAACTACTTACTG cttcccaggagaaaaaccctgggtgaaggaattttttcagagaatgtgaatgccacacacCCTGAAGCTTGGAGtgtttcctgcctttttccagGTGCTCCTATTGATTGTAAACTCTCAGTCATGGCCTGTGCTGATGCATCTTTgcctccctgtgtcccacagcccTCGGGGGACTGTGTGAGCCTCTGCGAGAGCACAGCGCTGATCTCCGGGGGCACCACGGGGCTCCTCACGTGGGAGGCTGCCCTGCACCTGGCCCAGTGGGCCCTGCAGAACCCCGGCCTCTTCAGGGGCAG GACAGTCCTGGAACTGGGGAGTGGGATTGGCTTCACTGGAATTGCcatctgcaggagctgccagcccaggacaTTCATATTCAGTGACTGCCACCCCCGTGTTCTCAGACAGCTGGGGGAAAACCTCCAGCTGAACGGCCTCACCCCAGAGGGGGTGACCTGCAGCATCCAAACAGAGTCCCAaggacaggagctggaaggaCAGAACTGCCACACCCCAAAAGTGATTGTTGCTGAGCTTGACTGGGGCTCAGTGACAGAAAAACAACTGCTGGCTCTCAGAGCTGACATTGTCATTGCAGCAG atgTGGTGTATGATCCTGAGATAATTTTAGCCCTCATTGGGATGCTACAGAAACTCTCCACCTCCAGGGCAGACAGGAAAGCTCCTGAGGTGTTCATTGCCTCCACAATCCGAAATCCAGACACGTATCAGCTgttccaggctgagctgg ATAAAGCTGGGATCAGGTGGCAGGTGatcccagcccacagcagctgtcaTTTTCTCTATGATGAGCAGCCAGATGTAACTATTCTACAGCTATTTATATAG
- the EEF2KMT gene encoding protein-lysine N-methyltransferase EEF2KMT isoform X4, whose product MAEPRPGLALRFQRRFLAARPLRSLPWPELEQSLRTAPDSALLADILHKLESTAAEPLDELYEALADVLKEEEESTHCYKNYLLPSGDCVSLCESTALISGGTTGLLTWEAALHLAQWALQNPGLFRGRTVLELGSGIGFTGIAICRSCQPRTFIFSDCHPRVLRQLGENLQLNGLTPEGVTCSIQTESQGQELEGQNCHTPKVIVAELDWGSVTEKQLLALRADIVIAADVVYDPEIILALIGMLQKLSTSRADRKAPEVFIASTIRNPDTYQLFQAELDKAGIRWQVIPAHSSCHFLYDEQPDVTILQLFI is encoded by the exons ATGGCCGAGCCGCGCCCGGGACTGGCCCTGCGCTTCCAGCGCCGCTTCCtggcggcgcggccgctccgctCGCTGCCCTGGCCG GAACTCGAACAAAGCCTGCGGACTGCGCCGGACTCCGCGCTGCTGGCGGATATTCTGCACAAG CTTGAATCCACAGCAGCTGAACCCCTGGATGAACTCTATGAGGCACTGGCAGATGTtctaaaagaagaagaagaatctACTCACTGTTACAAAAACTACTTACTG cccTCGGGGGACTGTGTGAGCCTCTGCGAGAGCACAGCGCTGATCTCCGGGGGCACCACGGGGCTCCTCACGTGGGAGGCTGCCCTGCACCTGGCCCAGTGGGCCCTGCAGAACCCCGGCCTCTTCAGGGGCAG GACAGTCCTGGAACTGGGGAGTGGGATTGGCTTCACTGGAATTGCcatctgcaggagctgccagcccaggacaTTCATATTCAGTGACTGCCACCCCCGTGTTCTCAGACAGCTGGGGGAAAACCTCCAGCTGAACGGCCTCACCCCAGAGGGGGTGACCTGCAGCATCCAAACAGAGTCCCAaggacaggagctggaaggaCAGAACTGCCACACCCCAAAAGTGATTGTTGCTGAGCTTGACTGGGGCTCAGTGACAGAAAAACAACTGCTGGCTCTCAGAGCTGACATTGTCATTGCAGCAG atgTGGTGTATGATCCTGAGATAATTTTAGCCCTCATTGGGATGCTACAGAAACTCTCCACCTCCAGGGCAGACAGGAAAGCTCCTGAGGTGTTCATTGCCTCCACAATCCGAAATCCAGACACGTATCAGCTgttccaggctgagctgg ATAAAGCTGGGATCAGGTGGCAGGTGatcccagcccacagcagctgtcaTTTTCTCTATGATGAGCAGCCAGATGTAACTATTCTACAGCTATTTATATAG
- the EEF2KMT gene encoding protein-lysine N-methyltransferase EEF2KMT isoform X3, which translates to MAEPRPGLALRFQRRFLAARPLRSLPWPELEQSLRTAPDSALLADILHKTILHPLCVKYPPSAKYRRCFLTELIKKLESTAAEPLDELYEALADVLKEEEESTHCYKNYLLPSGDCVSLCESTALISGGTTGLLTWEAALHLAQWALQNPGLFRGRTVLELGSGIGFTGIAICRSCQPRTFIFSDCHPRVLRQLGENLQLNGLTPEGVTCSIQTESQGQELEGQNCHTPKVIVAELDWGSVTEKQLLALRADIVIAADVVYDPEIILALIGMLQKLSTSRADRKAPEVFIASTIRNPDTYQLFQAELDKAGIRWQVIPAHSSCHFLYDEQPDVTILQLFI; encoded by the exons ATGGCCGAGCCGCGCCCGGGACTGGCCCTGCGCTTCCAGCGCCGCTTCCtggcggcgcggccgctccgctCGCTGCCCTGGCCG GAACTCGAACAAAGCCTGCGGACTGCGCCGGACTCCGCGCTGCTGGCGGATATTCTGCACAAG ACAATTCTTCACCCCCTGTGTGTGAAATATCCCCCTTCAGCCAAGTACAGGAGGTGCTTCCTGACTGAGCTCATCAAAAAG CTTGAATCCACAGCAGCTGAACCCCTGGATGAACTCTATGAGGCACTGGCAGATGTtctaaaagaagaagaagaatctACTCACTGTTACAAAAACTACTTACTG cccTCGGGGGACTGTGTGAGCCTCTGCGAGAGCACAGCGCTGATCTCCGGGGGCACCACGGGGCTCCTCACGTGGGAGGCTGCCCTGCACCTGGCCCAGTGGGCCCTGCAGAACCCCGGCCTCTTCAGGGGCAG GACAGTCCTGGAACTGGGGAGTGGGATTGGCTTCACTGGAATTGCcatctgcaggagctgccagcccaggacaTTCATATTCAGTGACTGCCACCCCCGTGTTCTCAGACAGCTGGGGGAAAACCTCCAGCTGAACGGCCTCACCCCAGAGGGGGTGACCTGCAGCATCCAAACAGAGTCCCAaggacaggagctggaaggaCAGAACTGCCACACCCCAAAAGTGATTGTTGCTGAGCTTGACTGGGGCTCAGTGACAGAAAAACAACTGCTGGCTCTCAGAGCTGACATTGTCATTGCAGCAG atgTGGTGTATGATCCTGAGATAATTTTAGCCCTCATTGGGATGCTACAGAAACTCTCCACCTCCAGGGCAGACAGGAAAGCTCCTGAGGTGTTCATTGCCTCCACAATCCGAAATCCAGACACGTATCAGCTgttccaggctgagctgg ATAAAGCTGGGATCAGGTGGCAGGTGatcccagcccacagcagctgtcaTTTTCTCTATGATGAGCAGCCAGATGTAACTATTCTACAGCTATTTATATAG
- the ALG1 gene encoding chitobiosyldiphosphodolichol beta-mannosyltransferase — translation MMAAAGPWPGLWALLAALLLLLLWRRRRRAGGAGRVCVAVLGDLGRSPRMQYHALALARHGRQVALLGYLQSRPHRDVLRCQNIRLVPVAELSGLRVGPKLLQYVLKVLVQSVQLLYTLLRIDQPSYILLQNPPGLPSIAVAWVAGLCWGSKLIIDWHNYGYTIMSLSHGRSHPLVLVAKWYEKLFGRLSDYNLCVTDAMKKDLWVNFKIKAVTLYDRPASYFKETPLDLQHNLFMKLAKDYEPFRPRAVSPGAHCSAFTRRDGSSGSVLKAGGRPALLISSTSWTEDEDFSVLLRALEDYERFIEEGAELPALVCVITGKGPLKDYYNGLIQKLHFKHIQICTPWLEAEDYPLLLGSADLGVCLHKSSSGLDLPMKVVDMFGCCLPVCAIHFECLHELVKHNENGLVFRDSQELAKQLKMLFLDFPSPEGKLASFRENLRASRQLRWDQSWDQTVLPLLGSRE, via the exons AtgatggcggcggcggggccgtggCCGGGCCTGTGGGCCCTGCTGgcggctctgctgctcctgctgctctggcggcggcggcggcgggcgggcggcgcgggccGGGTGTGCGTGGCCGTGCTGGGGGACCTGGGCCGCAGCCCGCGGATGCAGTACCACGCCTTGGCGCTGGCCCGACACGGGCGCCAGGTCGCTCTGCTGGGCTACCTCC AGAGCCGGCCGCACCGGGACGTGCTGCGCTGCCAGAACATCCGGCTGGTGCCCGTGGCGGAGCTGAGCGGGCTGCGAG TGGGGCCAAAGCTGTTGCAGTATGTGCTAAAGGTGCTCGTGCAGTCAGTGCAGTTACTGTACACGTTGCTGAGGATAGATCAGCCATCCTATATTCTGCTTCAG AATCCCCCAGGCTTGCCCAGTATAGCTGTTGCctgggtggcagggctgtgctgggggagcaaACTCATCATTGATTGGCACAACTATGGGTACACCATCATGAGCCTGAGTCACGGCAGGAGCCACCCACTGGTCCTGGTTGCAAAATG GTATGAAAAGCTTTTTGGGCGCTTGTCTGACTATAACCTGTGTGTCACTGATGCCATGAAGAAAGATCTCTGGGTGAATTTCAAGATAAA GGCTGTAACATTGTATGACAGACCAGCATCTTATTTTAAGGAAACACCACTAGACCTCCAACACAACTTGTTCATGAAACTTGCCAAGGACTACGAGCCCTTCAGACCACG AGCTGTCAGTCCCGGTGCTCACTGCTCGGCCTTCACCCGGAGGGATGGCAGCAGCGGCAGCGTGCTGAAGGCCGGGGGCCGGCCAGCCCTCCTcatcagcagcaccagctggacAG AGGATGAAGACTTCTCAGTCCTTTTAAGAGCTTTAGAAG ATTATGAGAGGTTTATCgaggagggagctgagcttCCAGCTTTGGTGTGTGTGATAACAG GTAAAGGACCTCTGAAAGATTATTACAATGGACTGATCCAAAAGCTGCACTTTAAGCATATCCAGATCTGTACACCCTGGCTGGAGGCTGAGGATTACCCTCTTCTGCTTG GCTCAGCAGACCTGGGGGTGTGTCTCCATAAATCCTCCAGTGGTTTGGATTTGCCCATGAAGGTGGTGGATATGTTTGGCTGCTGTTTGCCTGTGTGTGCAATACATTTTGAATG TTTACATGAGCTGGTGAAGCACAATGAGAATGGGCTGGTATTCAGGGACTCGCAGGAACTTGCAAAACAGTTGAAG ATGCTTTTCTTGGATTTCCCGAGCCCGGAAGGGAAACTTGCCAGCTTCCGAGAGAACCTGCGAGCGTCCCGGCAGCTGCGCTGGGACCAGAGCTGGGACCAGACTGTCCTTCCcttgctgggcagcagggaatgA